The proteins below come from a single Triticum aestivum cultivar Chinese Spring chromosome 5D, IWGSC CS RefSeq v2.1, whole genome shotgun sequence genomic window:
- the LOC123120878 gene encoding long chain acyl-CoA synthetase 8 translates to MIMATITGENPNMSILQRLTTSDLPLVKEYGLPGVIGALLLAIVIPILLSSMFSKKVKKRAVQVDVGGEAGLAMRNSRFSSLIQVPWEGATTMAALFEMASKKYTQHRCLGTRKLISSEFIEAADGRKFEKLHLGEYQWNSYAEAFKRACNFASGLIKMGHQLDSRAAIFSDTRAEWIIAAQGCFRQNLTVVTIYASLGEDALVHSLNETQVSTLICDSKQLKKLPAVSSKLHSLKHVIYIEDEPVEADTLNQLKHLTTLSFNAVEELGKTSHADARLPTSTDTAVIMYTSGSTGLPKGVMITHGNMVATIAAVRTIIPNLGTSDVYLAYLPLAHVFELAAESVMLASGVAIGYGSALTMTDASNKIKKGTKGDVSVLKPTLMISVPAILDRIRDAVFKKVAEKGGITKKLFDVAYKRNLGAIEGSWTGSWAPERFIWNSIIFKPIRAMLGGHIRFILCGGAPLSSETQRFINICLGVPVGQGYGLTETCAGAAFSEWDDTSVGRVGPPLPCCYVKLISWEEGGYRISDSPMPRGEVVIGGHSITKGYFNNEAKTNEVYKVDERGIRWFYTGDIGQFHPDGCVEIIDRKKDIVKLQHGEYVSLGKVESALQTSNYVDNIMVYADPFHSYCVALVVPPHQALEKWAQNSGISYKDIEELCHNDQAIKEVQQSLSKAAKAARLEKFEIPAKIILLPEPWTPESGLVTAALKLKREQLKAKFKDDLNKLYQ, encoded by the exons ATGATCATGGCAACAATTACCGGCGAGAATCCAAACATGTCCATTTTACAAAGATTGACCACAAGCGATTTGCCACTGGTGAAAGAATATGGTCTGCCTGGAGTTATTGGTGCTCTTTTACTGGCTATAGTTATCCCTATCTTGCTTTCTTCCATGTTTAGCAAAAAGGTGAAAAAGAGAGCAGTGCAAGTTGATGTTGGTGGTGAAGCAGGCCTTGCCATGCGAAACAGTAGATTTTCCTCTTTAATTCAAGTTCCATGGGAGGGTGCCACCACAATGGCAGCTCTGTTTGAGATGGCTAGCAAAAAGTACACTCAGCACCGGTGTCTTGGCACAAGAAAACTGATTAGTAGTGAATTCATAGAAGCTGCTGATGGAAGGAAGTTTGAGAAACTGCACCTTGGTGAATATCAATGGAATTCCTATGCAGAGGCATTTAAACGTGCATGTAACTTTGCTTCTGGTCTCATCAAGATGGGGCACCAGCTAGATAGTCGTGCTGCTATCTTTTCTGATACTAGAGCTGAGTGGATCATTGCTGCTCAG GGATGCTTTCGACAAAATTTAACTGTTGTAACAATTTATGCATCTCTCGGCGAGGATGCACTGGTGCATTCACTAAACGAG ACACAGGTTTCCACTCTGATTTGTGATTCAAAACAACTTAAGAAGCTGCCTGCAGTCAGCTCAAAGTTGCATAGTCTTAAGCATGTTATCTACATTGAGGATGAACCTGTTGAGGCTGACACACTTAATCAACTGAAACACTTGACAACATTATCTTTTAATGCGGTTGAGGAGTTGGGCAAAACATCACATGCAGATGCGAGACTACCAACAAGCACTGATACTGCAGTTATTATGTATACAAGTGGAAGTACTGGTCTCCCCAAG GGTGTGATGATTACGCATGGCAACATGGTGGCCACAATTGCAGCAGTGAGGACAATCATTCCAAACCTTGGCACAAGTGATGTTTATCTGGCATACCTTCCGCTGGCTCATGTTTTTGAACTAGCGGCAGAG TCTGTCATGTTAGCTTCTGGTGTTGCTATTGGATACGGCTCAGCTTTGACAATGACTGATGCATCAAATAAGATAAAGAAGGGGACAAAAGGAGATGTTTCTGTACTGAAACCTACTCTAATGATTTCAGTTCCTGCAATTCTGGATCGCATAAGAGATGCAGTGTTTAAGAAG GTTGCTGAGAAGGGTGGCATAACCAAAAAGCTATTTGACGTTGCATATAAACGAAATCTTGGAGCAATCGAAGGGAGTTGGACTGGATCTTGGGCGCCAGAGAGGTTTATATGGAATAGCATTATCTTCAAACCAATACGTGCGATGCTTGGAGGGCATATAAGATTTATTCTTTGTGGTGGCGCACCTCTATCAAGTGAAACACAAAGATTCATAAATATATGTCTGGG TGTCCCAGTTGGTCAAGGCTATGGATTGACCGAGACTTGCGCTGGAGCAGCTTTCTCTGAATGGGATGACACAAGTGTGGGTCGTGTTGGTCCACCCCTCCCTTGTTGCTATGTCAAG ctTATTTCATGGGAAGAAGGTGGTTATAGAATTTCTGATTCTCCAATGCCCCGTGGAGAGGTTGTCATTGGTGGCCACAGTATAACAAAAGGTTATTTCAACAATGAAGCAAAAACAAATGAGGTGTATAAG GTGGATGAGAGGGGAATACGCTGGTTTTACACTGGAGATATTGGCCAGTTCCATCCTGATGGATGCGTTGAAATCATCGACAGGAAAAAAGACATAGTAAAACTTCAACATGGAGAATATGTATCTCTTGGCAAG gttGAATCAGCTCTACAGACAAGCAATTATGTGGACAACATCATGGTCTATGCTGATCCATTTCATAGTTACTGTGTTGCACTGGTCGTGCCACCACACCAGGCCTTGGAGAAGTGGGCTCAAAATTCAGGGATAAGCTACAAAGACATTGAGGAGCTGTGTCACAATGATCAAGCAATTAAGGAGGTCCAGCAATCTCTATCAAAG GCCGCGAAAGCAGCGAGGCTCGAGAAGTTTGAAATACCAGCTAAGATCATTTTGCTGCCTGAACCTTGGACCCCGGAGTCTGGGCTTGTGACCGCTGCGCTTAAGCTGAAGAGGGAGCAGCTGAAGGCCAAATTTAAAGATGATCTGAACAAGCTCTACCAGTAG
- the LOC123120877 gene encoding indole-3-glycerol phosphate synthase, chloroplastic, whose protein sequence is MESLLAAAPFHVAAFSSVSSPSTHSPSLLRSIRGGGRAVRCAAAKEAILYALEHDEMFNSEEVIQWESGKTINSIAAAQGIRIRRRCRPRYPSEGSGDDKAVPRNILEQIVWDKEVEVSQRKAKKPLKSVVESSEHAPPARDFIGALTAAHRRNGVPALIAEVKKASPSRGVLRENFNPVEIAQAYEKNGAACLSILTDEKHFQGSFENLETVRNSGVQCPLLCKEFVIDIWQIYYARSKGADAILLIAAVLPDLDMKYMLRICKNLGMTALIEVHDEKELDRVLRIDGVELIGINNRSLETFVVDTSNTRMLMEKRGDIIKEKGIFVVGESGLFTPDDVAYVHSAGVSAVLVGESLIKEEDPGRAIAGLFGKELLS, encoded by the exons ATGGAGTCTCTGCTGGCGGCCGCGCCCTTCCATGTCGCAGCCTTCTCATCCGTATCCTCTCCGTCCACCCACTCGCCGTCTCTCCTCCGCAGCATCCGTGGAGGCGGCCGCGCCGTCCGATGCGCCGCGGCCAAG GAGGCCATCCTGTACGCGCTGGAGCACGATGAGATGTTCAACTCGGAAGAGGTGATCCAGTGGGAGAGCGGCAAGACGATCAACTCCATCGCCGCCGCGCAGGGCATCCGCATCCGCCGCCGGTGCCGCCCCCGGTACCCCTCGGAGGGCTCCGGCGACGATAAGGCCGTGCCCCGCAACATCCTCGAGCAGATCGTGTGGGACAAGGAGGTGGAGGTGTCGCAG AGGAAGGCCAAGAAGCCTCTGAAGAGTGTCGTGGAGTCCAGCGAGCACGCGCCGCCGGCCAGGGATTTCATCGGCGCTCTCACGGCAGCCCACCGTCGCAACGGCGTGCCTGCCCTGATCGCCGAGGTTAAGAAGGCGTCGCCCAGCAGGGGCGTGCTAAGGGAGAACTTCAACCCG GTTGAGATCGCGCAGGCATACGAGAAAAACGGCGCGGCTTGCCTTAGCATCCTCACGGATGAGAAGCACTTTCAG GGGAGCTTTGAGAACCTTGAAACGGTCCGCAATTCGGGTGTGCAG TGCCCTCTTCTGTGCAAAGAGTTCGTCATCGATATCTGGCAAATCTACTACGCACGATCAAAGGGCGCCGATGCGATTCTCTTGATTGCTGCTGTGCTACCGGATCTTGACATGAAGTACATGCTTCGCATTTGCAAAAATCTTGGAATGACTGCTCTTATTGAg GTTCACGATGAGAAAGAACTCGACCGCGTGCTGAGAATAGATGGTGTTGAGCTTATTGGAATCAATAACCGTAGTCTAG AGACATTCGTAGTTGATACTTCAAACACAAGGATGTTGATGGAGAAGCGTGGTGATATCATAAAGGAGAAGGGAATATTT GTTGTTGGTGAATCTGGCCTGTTCACTCCCGATGATGTTGCATATGTGCATAGCGCTGGCGTTTCTGCT GTTTTGGTAGGAGAGTCTCTGATCAAGGAAGAAGATCCTGGGCGAGCCATTGCTGGGCTTTTCGGGAAGGAGCTCTTGAGTTGA